A genomic segment from Candidatus Methylomirabilis sp. encodes:
- a CDS encoding PilZ domain-containing protein, with the protein MGSLPWRPWPPVKGERLPDRPGVLVLADRAQRILYISATENLRATLEPGGKAVKGSILRDQRLPRGVREAAAFLHWEETADPDARRATLVEAHAAASGGAYPPFNRRHRRYPARHPASCGIPNGTSVRQIEGESLDLSEGGLGVLLKAPIPPQTPVTVQIHTPTGPLEALGLVLWAAPDGDRTRLGIEIYTPLGLGGRLRWSRHLERLAVSA; encoded by the coding sequence CGGGGGTCCTGGTCCTCGCCGATCGGGCCCAACGGATTCTGTACATTTCCGCCACGGAAAATCTCCGGGCCACCCTGGAGCCCGGGGGCAAGGCCGTGAAGGGCTCCATCCTCCGAGACCAGCGGCTGCCCCGGGGCGTCCGGGAGGCGGCGGCCTTCCTCCACTGGGAGGAGACAGCCGATCCGGATGCCCGCCGGGCCACCCTGGTCGAAGCGCACGCGGCTGCCAGCGGGGGCGCGTACCCTCCCTTCAATCGGCGCCACCGCCGCTATCCGGCGCGCCATCCCGCCTCCTGCGGCATCCCAAACGGCACCTCGGTCCGCCAGATTGAGGGGGAGAGCTTGGACCTCAGCGAGGGAGGGCTGGGAGTCCTCCTGAAAGCCCCCATCCCACCCCAGACCCCCGTCACCGTCCAGATCCACACCCCCACCGGCCCCCTGGAGGCTCTCGGCCTCGTCCTGTGGGCTGCCCCCGACGGGGATCGGACCCGCCTCGGCATTGAGATCTACACCCCGCTCGGCCTCGGTGGGCGCCTCCGCTGGTCGCGACACCTGGAACGTCTCGCCGTCTCCGCCTGA